In Apium graveolens cultivar Ventura chromosome 10, ASM990537v1, whole genome shotgun sequence, the following are encoded in one genomic region:
- the LOC141693989 gene encoding uncharacterized protein LOC141693989: MKIHPSPKKRNLTLRYNLPSNLSIKKLRRLPHIFQKVLELPFHSDADVSVQETSESLRFIVITDDDFGQDVRAQTVEIFPGVTKIVVRRSSYVDLSEFGFDGMGLDVWRFRLPEDTKPELATAVYSDGELVVIVPKGEELERGDQEERWGDRNGRLLLVQ, encoded by the coding sequence ATGAAAATCCACCCATCACCCAAGAAACGAAACCTCACATTGCGTTACAACCTCCCCTCAAATTTATCAATCAAGAAGCTTCGTAGACTCCCTCACATCTTCCAGAAAGTTCTGGAACTTCCTTTCCACTCAGACGCTGATGTTTCGGTTCAAGAGACCTCGGAGTCTCTGCGTTTCATTGTTATTACTGATGACGATTTTGGGCAGGATGTTAGAGCACAGACGGTGGAGATTTTTCCGGGTGTTACTAAGATTGTTGTTAGAAGGAGCAGTTATGTTGATTTGTCGGAATTTGGGTTTGATGGTATGGGACTTGATGTTTGGAGGTTTCGATTGCCCGAGGATACCAAACCGGAACTTGCTACTGCGGTTTATAGTGATGGGGAGTTAGTTGTGATTGTTCCGAAAGGGGAGGAATTGGAGAGGGGTGATCAGGAAGAGAGGTGGGGTGATAGGAATGGAAGGCTTCTTCTTGTACAATAA